A part of Natronogracilivirga saccharolytica genomic DNA contains:
- a CDS encoding SDR family oxidoreductase — protein sequence MSKSDLFDVNGQVAVITGGAGVLCAEMALTLGRAGAKIALLDIGEDAMSEVSHNLDNESIDNIAIKTDVLDKSSIEEAAHKTISRFGRVDILINGAGGNKPTATTSPEKPFFDLPQDAIKWVFDLNFLGTFMPCQVFGKYFAEQQSGNIINVSSMNAFTPLTKIPAYSAAKAAVSNFTQWLAVHMSQNYSTDIRVNGIAPGFLLTDQNRFLLTNKDDGSLTDRGQTIVDHTPAARFGNPEDLVSTVVWLVAPSSQFVNGIVVPVDGGFSAFSGV from the coding sequence ATGAGTAAATCTGACTTATTTGATGTAAACGGCCAGGTCGCTGTTATCACCGGGGGAGCTGGTGTATTATGTGCTGAAATGGCATTGACACTGGGTCGGGCCGGTGCCAAGATAGCCTTGCTTGACATCGGCGAAGATGCCATGTCTGAAGTAAGCCATAATTTGGACAACGAAAGCATAGATAATATAGCCATCAAAACTGATGTGCTGGATAAATCCAGTATTGAAGAGGCTGCCCATAAAACGATAAGTCGTTTCGGGCGAGTTGATATCCTGATTAACGGAGCCGGAGGCAATAAACCCACTGCTACTACCAGTCCGGAGAAACCATTTTTTGATCTCCCGCAAGATGCTATCAAATGGGTTTTCGATCTGAACTTTCTGGGTACATTTATGCCTTGCCAGGTATTTGGTAAATATTTCGCTGAACAGCAAAGTGGAAATATCATCAACGTTTCATCGATGAACGCCTTTACTCCTTTGACCAAAATTCCTGCCTATTCCGCGGCTAAAGCAGCGGTCAGTAATTTTACACAATGGCTGGCAGTCCATATGTCACAAAATTATTCAACGGATATTCGTGTCAATGGCATAGCTCCCGGATTTCTGCTGACCGATCAAAACCGGTTTTTACTTACAAATAAAGACGACGGCAGTCTCACTGATCGTGGGCAAACCATTGTTGATCATACCCCGGCTGCCCGGTTTGGTAATCCGGAAGACTTGGTTTCAACTGTAGTGTGGCTTGTCGCTCCTTCGTCTCAATTTGTAAACGGCATTGTTGTCCCGGTCGATGGTGGTTTTTCTGCATTCAGCGGTGTTTGA
- a CDS encoding bifunctional 4-hydroxy-2-oxoglutarate aldolase/2-dehydro-3-deoxy-phosphogluconate aldolase gives MNRKEVIEQIEQDKLIAVVRLDDPADLDSTVDSLLKGGVRIIEATMTIPKLLDYVPSLVNRVGGDMVFGIGSVLNEDMARSVIESGASFVVSPIMRKGIIEVAQDYNTAVSVGAYTPTEIQTAWEAGSDFVKVFPADTLGPSYIKGVRAPMPHLKLLPTGGVNVDNVDQWLDAGATALGVGSALVNTKAVRNGRFDVVRENARAFSNAVNKYIGG, from the coding sequence ATGAATAGAAAGGAAGTAATAGAACAAATTGAGCAGGATAAACTGATTGCTGTGGTCAGGCTTGATGATCCGGCTGATTTGGATTCAACCGTAGATTCTTTGTTAAAAGGAGGCGTTCGCATTATTGAGGCAACCATGACTATTCCCAAGTTGCTGGATTATGTTCCGTCGCTTGTCAATCGGGTTGGTGGTGATATGGTTTTCGGAATCGGATCTGTGCTGAACGAGGACATGGCTCGAAGTGTGATAGAGTCCGGTGCTTCATTTGTTGTCAGTCCGATCATGCGAAAAGGTATTATAGAAGTTGCCCAGGATTATAACACGGCTGTATCGGTAGGGGCTTACACGCCAACGGAAATACAGACTGCATGGGAAGCCGGTAGCGATTTTGTCAAAGTTTTTCCGGCCGATACGCTGGGTCCGTCGTATATCAAAGGTGTACGTGCACCCATGCCGCATTTGAAGCTCTTGCCGACTGGTGGTGTAAATGTGGATAATGTTGACCAGTGGCTTGATGCCGGAGCAACGGCTCTTGGAGTAGGAAGTGCACTGGTGAATACCAAGGCGGTGCGAAACGGCCGGTTTGATGTGGTACGTGAAAATGCCCGAGCCTTTTCAAATGCAGTTAATAAATATATAGGAGGTTGA
- the uxaC gene encoding glucuronate isomerase has translation MSPFIHEDFLLQSEPARKLYHDYASSLPIVDYHNHLAPDEIHQDKRFRNLTEIWLRGDHYKWRAMRTAGVDEHYITGEASSDLEKFLAWAKTVPQTLKNPLYHWTHLELKRYFDIDLPLNEQTAGEIWEQTEALLQKSAFSTRSLLKKMNVHVVCTTDDAVDTLEHHKAYAAESEGEFVMYPTFRPDKAMKVEEPESFRQYIKKLEEVSGIQIDHYTSFLEALRRRHDYFDSLGCRASDHGIEEPFAEEYQESELNRIFGSVMSGSRLSEDDIRKFKSALMHEFALMDHEKGWAFQMHIGAMRNNNTRAYQQVGPDSGFDSIGDSQIAKPLALFLDRLEVNRQLPKTVIYNLNPSDNATLATMIGNFMGDGIPGKIQHGPAWWFHDQKEGMEDHLQTLANMSLLSRFVGMVTDSRSILSLPRHEYYRRVLCNMLGNDIEQGIIPSDYDMIGQLLEQICYRNALEYFSYVDYPGQQK, from the coding sequence ATGTCACCATTCATTCACGAAGATTTTCTGCTGCAAAGTGAACCTGCGAGGAAGCTGTACCATGACTATGCTTCGTCGCTTCCCATTGTAGATTATCATAACCATCTGGCACCAGATGAAATTCATCAGGACAAACGTTTTCGAAATCTGACAGAAATCTGGCTGAGGGGTGATCATTACAAATGGCGGGCCATGCGAACCGCCGGGGTGGATGAGCACTATATTACCGGGGAGGCTTCTTCTGATTTGGAAAAGTTTCTGGCCTGGGCCAAAACTGTCCCCCAAACGCTAAAAAATCCATTGTATCATTGGACGCACCTTGAGCTCAAACGATATTTTGATATTGACCTTCCCCTGAATGAACAAACAGCCGGGGAAATCTGGGAACAAACAGAGGCATTGTTGCAAAAGTCTGCTTTTTCCACCCGTTCGTTACTTAAAAAAATGAATGTGCATGTGGTATGTACCACAGATGATGCTGTTGATACTCTGGAACACCATAAAGCTTATGCAGCTGAAAGCGAAGGTGAATTCGTGATGTACCCCACATTTCGTCCGGATAAAGCGATGAAAGTCGAAGAACCCGAGAGTTTTCGGCAGTATATAAAAAAGCTTGAAGAGGTTTCGGGTATTCAGATTGATCATTACACTTCGTTTCTTGAAGCACTGCGTCGAAGACATGATTATTTCGACTCCTTAGGATGCCGCGCATCGGACCATGGAATTGAAGAGCCTTTTGCTGAAGAGTATCAAGAATCAGAACTCAATCGTATTTTTGGCTCGGTTATGTCCGGTAGCAGATTATCGGAAGATGATATCCGCAAGTTTAAATCGGCTTTGATGCATGAGTTTGCCTTGATGGATCATGAGAAAGGCTGGGCGTTTCAAATGCATATCGGAGCGATGAGAAACAACAATACTCGGGCTTATCAACAAGTGGGCCCAGATTCCGGCTTTGATTCGATTGGTGATTCTCAAATTGCCAAACCACTTGCCCTTTTTCTGGATCGATTGGAGGTTAATCGGCAGCTTCCAAAAACGGTTATTTACAATTTGAATCCTTCTGACAATGCAACATTAGCTACCATGATAGGAAACTTTATGGGTGATGGTATACCAGGAAAGATTCAACATGGGCCGGCTTGGTGGTTCCATGATCAGAAAGAAGGTATGGAAGATCATCTGCAGACCCTGGCAAACATGAGTTTGCTGAGTCGGTTCGTGGGTATGGTTACCGATTCACGCAGTATTCTGTCGCTTCCACGCCATGAGTATTACCGCCGGGTGCTCTGCAATATGTTGGGTAATGACATTGAACAGGGTATAATTCCGTCAGACTATGATATGATTGGCCAGTTGCTTGAACAAATATGTTACAGGAATGCTCTGGAATATTTTTCATATGTCGATTATCCAGGTCAGCAAAAATAA
- a CDS encoding LacI family DNA-binding transcriptional regulator — protein MKKKTTLNDIAKTLKLTKVSISKALRDHPDISEQTRIKVKQLAQEMGYRPNLIARSLTSSKSKTIGVVVPKIAHNFFAHVVGGIQKIADKYDYEILLTVSDENEELEKQHIESLVAMQVDGLLVSVSMETKNTEIYQWIREMQIPLVFFDRYIPDLGFNSVIINDKEAARNGVEEMIMRGSKKIAHLAGYEHISIGKERRLGYKDALEKQGIEYDPSLVVEGGFGENSGYHGFKELASRGVEFDSIFAVTFPVGLGSYIAMREVDANMIDNIAMLAFGDSGVRGILPYPRYYVDQPGMDIGKKATELLLKEINGVVEPENKLVYMDTQFVETGKNFPVSEKNLLMT, from the coding sequence ATGAAAAAAAAGACAACGCTTAATGATATTGCAAAAACCCTGAAACTGACCAAAGTAAGTATCTCAAAAGCGTTGAGAGACCATCCTGATATTTCGGAGCAGACCAGGATTAAAGTGAAGCAACTTGCTCAGGAGATGGGATATAGGCCCAACCTTATTGCCCGATCTTTGACTTCGTCTAAAAGTAAAACAATCGGAGTGGTTGTCCCAAAAATCGCTCACAATTTCTTTGCACACGTTGTTGGTGGTATTCAGAAAATTGCTGACAAATATGATTATGAGATTTTGTTGACGGTTTCCGATGAAAATGAGGAACTGGAAAAACAACACATTGAGTCGTTGGTTGCAATGCAGGTTGATGGTCTGCTTGTTTCAGTATCCATGGAAACCAAGAATACGGAAATCTATCAGTGGATTCGTGAAATGCAGATCCCTCTGGTATTCTTCGACCGCTACATTCCGGATCTTGGATTTAACAGTGTTATAATCAACGACAAAGAAGCTGCGCGCAACGGTGTAGAGGAGATGATCATGCGCGGTTCAAAAAAAATTGCACATTTAGCTGGTTATGAACATATCTCAATAGGTAAAGAACGAAGGCTGGGTTATAAGGATGCACTTGAAAAACAAGGTATTGAATACGATCCGTCTCTGGTTGTTGAAGGTGGGTTCGGTGAGAACAGTGGTTATCATGGATTCAAGGAGCTTGCATCACGAGGAGTGGAATTTGACAGCATATTTGCCGTTACCTTTCCGGTAGGCTTAGGGTCTTATATAGCAATGAGAGAAGTAGATGCCAACATGATAGACAACATTGCCATGCTGGCTTTTGGTGACAGTGGAGTCAGAGGAATTCTCCCTTATCCGCGGTATTATGTTGATCAACCGGGTATGGATATCGGCAAAAAGGCGACGGAGTTATTGTTAAAGGAGATTAACGGAGTTGTTGAACCTGAAAACAAGTTGGTTTATATGGATACGCAATTTGTTGAAACCGGGAAAAATTTTCCTGTTTCTGAAAAGAATCTGTTAATGACATAA